In the genome of cyanobacterium endosymbiont of Braarudosphaera bigelowii, one region contains:
- the murI gene encoding glutamate racemase, with product MRTVNNCPIGIFDSGVGGLTVFQEIHKLLPQESILYFADNARLPYGNRSSTEILQFVREILTWMSHSKVKIAIMACNTSSALALEAVRKEFSFPILGVVLPGARAAAKYGRSVGVISTLATAKSDSYRQAIQEINPDIKVWQIGCPELVPLIERDKIHDFHTQKTLKKYINPLLEKNIDTLIYGCTHYKHLEEIIKNIIPYKIELIDPAYYVAQSVKKELEIMSLRGNNSYFSVRFVVTGSPKNFSHLSKKWLGYYPLVDFISLSRNLQELIISNKMDQKN from the coding sequence ATGAGAACAGTGAATAATTGTCCAATTGGAATTTTTGATAGTGGCGTAGGAGGATTAACTGTCTTTCAAGAGATTCATAAACTACTACCTCAGGAATCAATTTTATATTTTGCTGATAACGCTAGACTTCCTTATGGAAACCGTTCTTCAACTGAAATATTGCAATTTGTTAGAGAAATTCTAACTTGGATGAGTCATAGTAAAGTAAAAATAGCTATTATGGCTTGCAATACTAGTTCTGCTCTAGCCTTAGAAGCTGTTCGTAAAGAATTTAGTTTTCCAATTTTAGGAGTAGTTTTACCTGGAGCCAGAGCAGCTGCAAAATATGGGCGGAGTGTTGGAGTTATATCAACTCTTGCAACTGCTAAAAGTGATTCCTATCGCCAAGCCATTCAAGAAATCAATCCTGATATAAAAGTATGGCAAATAGGATGTCCTGAACTTGTTCCTCTAATTGAGCGTGATAAAATTCATGATTTTCATACACAAAAAACTCTTAAAAAATATATTAATCCTTTATTAGAAAAAAATATTGATACTCTTATATATGGTTGCACTCATTATAAACATTTAGAAGAAATAATTAAAAATATTATTCCTTATAAAATTGAGTTAATAGATCCCGCATATTATGTAGCTCAATCAGTAAAGAAAGAATTAGAAATAATGAGCTTACGAGGTAACAACTCTTATTTTAGTGTAAGGTTTGTAGTAACTGGTTCTCCAAAAAACTTTTCTCACCTGTCCAAAAAATGGTTAGGTTATTATCCCTTAGTTGATTTTATCTCATTAAGTAGAAATCTTCAGGAATTAATAATTAGCAATAAGATGGACCAAAAAAACTAA
- a CDS encoding cation:proton antiporter has product MDILNSVLNFIDYNFYFSLFATIPEHTDADTSLVLASILLSLVIIYFASKLGGEICARIDLPPVLGELVGGVIIGTSILGLLVFPEGMNTANNSLIMKFLQFTADVTPGNIQSIFDSQGEIISILSELGVIILLFEIGLESNLKELISVGPQSVMVAVAGVVTPFMLGTLGLTYLFHIDIIPSIFAGAALTATSIGITAKVLAELGNLSSPEGQIIIGAAVLDDILGIIVLAVVASLMKTGQVEVLNIVYLSLTAAVFLIGAIFIGRLLHPVYVKLVNKMKTRGQLLLISLCFAFVLSYIAQIIHLETILGSFAAGLVLAETEKRKELQDLIAPISDIFVPIFFVCVGAKTDLSVLNPTDPSNREGLVLAGFLILVAVIGKVISGFTIIGQSELNKLAIGVGMIPRGEVGLVFVGVGSASGVLSKPIEASIIVMVIFTTFLAPLLLRSILKEPFFTPQKQKIT; this is encoded by the coding sequence ATGGATATATTGAATTCAGTTTTAAATTTTATAGATTACAATTTTTATTTTTCTTTATTCGCAACAATACCAGAGCATACAGATGCCGATACTTCTCTTGTTTTAGCTAGTATATTGCTTAGTCTAGTAATAATTTATTTTGCAAGCAAATTAGGAGGTGAAATTTGTGCCCGCATCGATCTTCCTCCTGTCTTGGGAGAATTAGTTGGAGGGGTAATAATAGGAACATCTATTTTAGGATTACTGGTTTTTCCAGAAGGTATGAATACTGCAAATAATTCATTAATTATGAAGTTTTTGCAATTTACAGCTGATGTCACTCCTGGAAATATACAGTCTATTTTTGATTCTCAAGGTGAAATCATCTCAATTCTTTCAGAACTTGGCGTTATTATTCTTTTATTTGAGATTGGTTTAGAATCTAATTTAAAAGAATTAATTAGTGTTGGTCCTCAGTCAGTAATGGTTGCAGTAGCTGGTGTAGTTACTCCGTTTATGTTAGGGACCTTAGGTTTAACTTACTTATTTCATATTGATATAATCCCCTCTATTTTTGCTGGTGCAGCATTAACGGCTACCAGTATTGGAATTACAGCTAAAGTTTTGGCTGAACTGGGTAATCTTAGCTCTCCAGAAGGACAAATTATAATCGGAGCAGCTGTTTTAGATGATATTTTAGGCATCATTGTTTTAGCAGTAGTAGCAAGTTTAATGAAAACAGGACAAGTTGAAGTTCTGAATATTGTTTATTTATCTCTTACTGCAGCTGTATTTTTAATTGGAGCAATTTTTATAGGTCGTCTGTTACACCCAGTATACGTTAAGTTAGTTAATAAGATGAAAACCAGAGGTCAGCTTTTATTAATATCTTTATGCTTTGCTTTTGTACTATCTTATATAGCTCAAATAATTCACTTAGAAACTATACTTGGTTCTTTTGCTGCAGGATTAGTTTTGGCAGAAACAGAAAAACGTAAAGAACTTCAAGATTTAATAGCTCCTATCTCTGATATTTTTGTTCCTATATTTTTTGTATGTGTAGGAGCCAAAACAGATTTAAGTGTTCTAAATCCTACTGATCCCAGTAATAGAGAAGGATTAGTCTTAGCTGGATTTTTAATACTTGTAGCTGTTATAGGGAAGGTTATTTCTGGATTTACTATTATTGGTCAATCTGAACTTAATAAACTTGCTATTGGTGTAGGGATGATTCCTAGGGGTGAGGTTGGTCTAGTTTTTGTAGGCGTTGGCTCAGCTAGTGGTGTATTGTCTAAACCTATAGAAGCATCAATTATTGTGATGGTTATTTTTACAACTTTTTTAGCGCCTCTTCTTCTTAGAAGTATTTTAAAAGAACCTTTTTTCACTCCTCAAAAACAAAAGATTACTTAA
- a CDS encoding glucokinase encodes MALLLAGDIGGTKTILSLVNSENVQNGQKLPQQKSLYEKTYPSQEFTDLVPIVKHFCEEAKLQLNSEILVKNACFGIAGPVISNTSKLTNLNWFLTSNRLEKELFIDKVDLINDFVAISYGILGLKNEDLYTLQDVEPRSKSPIAVLGAGTGLGEGFLIPSENGKYLAFPSEGSHADFAPHNNLGFELSTYIKEKYNLSRISVERVVSGIGISTIYQFLRQKYPEKETETMKVAYQAWELKKTINISATISKSAIEDHDFLCQQAMKLFIESYGSEAGNLALKLLPYGGLYVAGGIAAKILPLMKSETFIDSFKSKGRMSSLLSEIPVHIILNPKVGLIGAALHAAQ; translated from the coding sequence ATGGCCCTATTACTTGCTGGAGATATCGGCGGAACCAAAACGATTTTAAGTTTAGTTAACTCAGAAAATGTTCAAAATGGTCAAAAATTACCCCAGCAAAAAAGCTTATATGAAAAAACATATCCTAGTCAAGAATTTACAGATCTTGTACCAATTGTAAAACACTTTTGTGAAGAGGCGAAACTTCAACTAAATTCAGAAATACTAGTAAAAAATGCTTGTTTTGGGATTGCCGGCCCAGTAATTAGTAATACCTCAAAGCTAACTAATTTAAATTGGTTTTTAACTAGTAATCGTTTAGAGAAAGAACTTTTTATAGATAAGGTTGATTTAATTAATGATTTTGTAGCTATTAGCTATGGTATTTTAGGTCTAAAAAATGAAGATCTATATACTTTACAGGATGTTGAACCGAGATCTAAATCTCCTATCGCTGTTTTAGGAGCAGGTACAGGATTAGGGGAAGGATTTTTAATACCTTCGGAAAATGGAAAGTATTTGGCTTTCCCCTCTGAAGGTTCTCATGCGGATTTTGCACCACACAATAATTTAGGATTCGAATTATCAACGTATATAAAAGAAAAATACAACTTATCGAGAATATCAGTTGAGAGAGTGGTTTCTGGAATAGGAATTAGTACAATATACCAGTTCTTACGTCAAAAATACCCTGAAAAAGAAACAGAAACAATGAAGGTAGCTTATCAGGCTTGGGAACTTAAAAAAACTATTAATATCTCAGCAACTATATCTAAATCTGCAATAGAGGATCATGATTTTTTATGTCAGCAAGCAATGAAACTCTTTATCGAATCCTATGGTTCAGAAGCAGGCAACCTTGCTTTAAAGTTGTTGCCATATGGCGGATTATACGTTGCAGGAGGAATAGCTGCAAAAATATTACCTTTGATGAAAAGTGAGACTTTTATAGATTCGTTTAAATCTAAAGGAAGAATGAGTTCTCTCTTATCTGAAATTCCTGTACATATAATATTAAACCCAAAAGTTGGTTTAATTGGTGCTGCATTACATGCAGCACAGTAA